The stretch of DNA GAGACATTGCACGCTACGTccacttgcagatgatggagtggtttcCATTAGGGGATCCTCCTCCACCGATCTGCAAAGACCATTACAGGATACTTTGGACAATTTGTCCACATGGGCTATCatgctgggtatcgaattctgtatggagaaaacagagatggtagtttttttttctaaaaagcaCAAACCCGCAATATTTCCGCTTCATTTATTCGGCAAAACAATAACCCACtctatgaatttcaaatatcttggcgtctATTTCGATTCTagatgtacctgggggaaacatattgcgtatctgaaacagaaatgtcTACAGAGAATCAACTTCCTCAAGACAATaactggaacatggtggggtgcccatccaggagacctcgtaggtttatacaaaacaacgatattatcgatCCTCGAGTACTGTAGTTTTTACTTCCGAATGGCAGCTAAGACTCATATTCTTAAGATGGagcgaatacaatatcgttgcttacGTATTGCTTTAGGTTGCATGCAATCGACTCATACGATGAGTCTTGAAGTTCTGGCTACTTCCTCTTCGATTTATAGAATTATCATGCAAATATCTCATTCGCTGTAagattatgaatccattggtaattgataatttcgaagaacttcttcaattgaatccaGAGTCCAGGCTCACCACCTTATATTTTGAGTTCCGTACACAAGGATTGCAACCTTCGCCAAGCATCATAAACCAAGACTATCTATCGTACTTCTGTGATTCCGCTGTAAATTTCAATTTAACCATGCATCAAGAAATACGCGATATTCCAGAACATACACGTTTTGGGATTATCTCACGGATGTTTTCTTCGATATTTGGCGAAGTAAGTTCTGAtagaatgttttttactgatggatcatgCATTAATGGCTCCACTGGTTTTGGCATATTcaacggaaaaatggaaaaaatcttaTAGGATTACATTAGCCTGGGTCCCAGCCTGTTGCTCCTAAGCTAAGCTCGGGGCCTTGGAAGGCACCATTTTTGAGCGACAAATAACCTATCATGAATTTGTTTGTACTCCTCGTAGTTATGTACTCTCCAATTGGCAACACAATTGGAGTGAAGATAATATAGGCCGCTGGTTACATACAATTATTCCCAAGGTATCGACGaacgcatggttcaagggattgaatgtaggtcgggacttcattcgcgtgatgtctcgcctcatgtctaatcattacttgttagatgcacatctgtatcgcattgggatcgttgatagtaatatttgcgtttgtggtgatggttatcatgacatcgagcatgtggtctggtcctgtatgaactttcattctgccagggctcatctatcagattcactcagggcactaggaaggcaatctgacttaccggttagagacatcttagctaGTCGCGACCTCAACCGTATGCTTTCCCTTTACCAATTTCTCATAAGAAATTATATCTCTGTTTGATTCCTTCTTTTCTCATCAATCCAAACTACCCCACTCGCTTCATCCTAGTCCTAAAGCCTAATCCTGTCTAATTaatctagtgttagatttagttattaCTGAATTGTTAGAAATAAAGTCATAAAAATCATAAAGAAATAAAGTTATATTCTAAGGTGAAATTTAactctgtaaacgttagataataagtaattgggtctgattaataaacgtttatggaaaaaaaatattgaaaagcttcacttgagtcaaaatatttgcaattgctgtggaatttcctccaacccaaacggaatacaaactttcattcgaatcaaaaatacatgtttctaaaatctgattttttaggaagatttcatttggaattgcccataagaaaaataactatttcatccatgaaaaaaaaaatccgtattGGAACCTCCATGCTTTCAAAGTTCAGAGCACCGCTTTTATTTCGAAGACACTGTTGCGGATGGGAACCCTGCTCCGCAGCACCCGTTTCGGGTCGATGAGGTAACGAAAAGTGACAGATGATGAACGGATAAAAAGTCAGAAACAGGAACAAAAGAAGTgacaaaaattatagaaaactTACCGCTAATTCTTAGATCTACCTAAAACAAAGTGAATATCTTAAATCTATTACTTAAAACTATTTACACTAGTGCTTAAACCTATTTAGCCTACCGTAAGTTACATAATGAAGTTAAACTAAAACTTATactaaaattatatattatatttagaaTATTTGCGGTTCGATAGAATTTCGTCACTGGAAAAATGTGAGTCATTCCTTAACCtatataatgaatgaaaatggaattttgtttgttAATTTTAGCTTTAAGCATTGCTTGAAATACAGTCGCTGAAAAGAATCCAGTGTTTCGAAAACACGTTCCGTGACCGCCGGAACATTCTTAAAGATTTTTCCATATGGAAAATCCGGGCAATACGGACGAACACACGCCAGAGCAGAGTATGGCGAACAATTGTGTCAACTGCGATCGTCCAGACACGGTAAATGACATGGTCCAATGCGATGAGTGTGGAAATTGGTGGCACATGTCGTGTGCCGGAGTGACAAAATCTGTTTCGGAACGTCATTGGAGTTGCCGAAATTACATGCCCCACAGCATTTCCTCCCGAACCACTACTTCCAGCGTAAGAGCGTCTCGAGCTCAACTGAAGCTCCAGCAGTTGGAAGAAAAACAAGCTCTCCAGAAACGTCATCTTGACGAAAAACACAAGTTGATGCAAGAGGAGCTGAACGAGTTGGATGATGCGGTTAGCAACAGAAGCAGAATTAGTAGGATGAGTCTCAACAAGGTTCAGCAGTGGCAGAAGGAATGCGCCGAGCAGTCTGAAGGAGCGTGTGCACTCCCGATAGCGGCGGACCCTGTAGCGGTCTCACTGATTCCGCAGGACAAATCACGTGACAATGAAACCATTACAGAAAGGGATCCTGTGCGAGCAAACCAGCCGCTCGATTCCACTTTACGGGACCGCAACGTGGTACGGAATCAACAACAGCAGACGGAGGTGGAGATGTTCTTAGGATTGACGTCCGACAAAAGAGTTCAACAAAAAAACACCGGGGCCATTCCAAAGATATTTCCGGATCCGAAACTTGGATCCGGAAATCAGGATCAGCAGCAAAAAACTAGCGCGATTTGTATGGCGAATCAGGGATCGAAATTAATCCAGCAGGAACAGCAGCGGCAGGTCAGCGCGTTCTTCACGACTGCAAACTTCAATTTGAACCAGCATCAGGAAATCAGTGGGATTCCTAAAACCGTTCCGAAACTGCGAGAGGTAACGGACGTAAGAGGTTATCTCGATCACCAAATTCCCCCCGTAGCACAACAAGGTAAGCCACTCTATAACGTAAGAGACAGCCGATATTTACCACCAAATGATAATAGCTCCCTCCAACATATCATAAAGCAGTTTGGAAACATGGAACCAACCGCTACGACTTCTTCTTTCGGTATGAACATGTATCCTCCCGAGGTAAGAGCTCTTCCGTCGCTCGGGACGAATACGATATTTCCGCCGAATAGAAATTCAACTTTACTCACTGGAAACATTCCTCTTTCACCGGATTTTCCAAATGTTGATCAATTTACTCCCTCCTCCTCGCAGTTAGCCGCGCGACAAGTAATGTCCCGCGATTTGCCAACGTTTTCTGGCGATCCCGCGGATTGGCCGATATTCATAAGCAGCTTTATGAACACTACGCTGGCTTGTGGATATAATTGTGCCGAGAATCTCGCGCGTCTTCAACGCTGCTTGAGAGGATCCGCGTATGAGTCTGTCAAAAGCAGGTTGCTGCTTCCCGAATCGGTTCCACAAGTGATTGATACACTTCGATTGTTGTATGGGCGGCCGGAGTTACTAATCAGTGCCTTACTACAAAATGTACGCAGTGTTCCAGCACCGAAAGCGGAGAAGCTGGAGACCATCATCGATTTCGGCGTGGCCGTGCGCAGTCTGTGTGATCATTTGGAGGCGGCTGGACAGCAGGAGCATCTTTCGAATCCTACCCTGCTGATGGAACTGGTGGAGAAACTACCTGCATACACCAAGATGCAGTGGGCAAATTACATGCAGCAGCATCCGGTGGTTAACCTGAAGACCTTCAGGAACTTTATGCTTGGAGTCGTCGTTGCAATTAGCAGAGTTACGATGTACGCTGGTGGAAATAGCGGTAGTCAGCATAAGCAGAAGCAGAGAGCAGTAGTGAACGCCCACATCGGGGAAACAGAACAGGTTCGTGAGCCACTACACGTAAATGAAATTTTGTGCGCTTGCTGCAAGAAGTCGGGACATCGAGTCGCTGAGTGTTCTACGTTTAGGTCCTACTCCATAGACAATCGGTGGAAATTTGCACAAAATAACGGACTTTGCAGAAATTGTTTGAATGCGCATGGTCGAAGGTCTTGCAGAAACGCTACACAGTGCGTGATCGAAGGATGTCAGTACCGCCATCACCCACTATTACATTCGAATCGTTCAAACAGTCAACCTTTCCAGCGTTCATCGACTGCCGAGAACCACACTCATCGACAATGTGATCAGATACTTTTGTTCCGCATAATCCCGGTCACAATTTGTGGACCTCGAGCCACCATCGAGACATTTGCGTTCCTGGACGATGGGTCATCTCTATCGTTGATCGAACAAGAACTGGTGGAACAGCTAGGCATGGATGGATGGACGAAACCATTGTGCTTGAAGTGGACGGGGAATGTGACTAGAATCGAGCCGGAGTCGAAGCAAGTGCAGATGACAATTAAAGGTACGAATACACGAAAACAGTTCAACCTCAACGACGTCCGTACAGTAAAGGAGCTTACCCTACCGGAACAGAGCCTTCGATACGACGAATTATCTCAGCGATTCCGTCATCTTCAGGGTCTGCCGATCGTCAGCTACGAAAAGGCAGTTCCTCGTCTGCTTATAGGGGTAAATAACCTTAACCTCACGGTACCGCTGAAGATAAGAGAAGGCAGAAAAAATGAGCCTGTTGCAATTAGAACCAGATTGGGTTGGTGTATTTTTGGCGGCAGCCACAAAGAAGTTACACATTCGTTGAACTATCATGCATGTGAATGTGCTACTGATCAGGATCTACACAATGTGGTGAGAGATTACTTCACGATGGAGGATGCTGGAGTGAAGCCACTGATACAGCTGGAATCCGAAGAGGACAAGCGTGCTAAACGTATCATGGAAGAAACAACCCGTCGTGTCGGAAGCAGCTTCGAAACGGGATTGTTGTGGAGATATGACCATGTTGAGTTTCCAGACAGCTTCAGCATGGCGGTGAAACGTTTCGAGTGTCTGGAACGAAGGATGGCTCGAGATCCCGAGTTGGCGGTCAGCTTGAAGAAGCAGATATCTGACTACCAATAGAAAGGCTATGCCCATCGTGCGACCGAAGCTGAACTGAAACGAGGAGATCCAAAGCGGGTCTGGTATTTGCCGCTGGGTGCAGTGATGAATCCACGAAAGCCGGGAAAGGTCCGTTTAATCTGGGACGCTGCGGCAAAAGTAGATGGAATATCTCTGAATACGATGCTGCTTAAGGGTCCCGATCAGCTCACGTCGTTGCCAGCAGTGTTGTCTCGTTTCCGACAGTACAGAGTTGGAGTTTCTGCAGATATTCGAGAGATGTTCCACCAGATATTTATACGGGAACAGGATCGCCATTCGCAACGTTTCTTGTGGAGGAACAACTCAACAGAGCCTCTGAGCATCTTCTTGATGGACGTCGCCACCTTCGGTTCTACCAGTTCGCCAGCATCGGCACAGTTTGTGAAAAACAAGAATGCCGAAGAGTTCGCTGACCGTTTCCCTCGAGCTGTCGAAAGTATAGTGAAGAATCACTACGTTGACGACTTTCTCGACAGCTTCGAAAACGAAGAAGAAGCGGTGCGCGTGTCCCAGGAGACCAGCTTTATCCACCTACATGGAGGCTTTCAGCTTCGAAACTGGCTGTCGAACAGTGCTGAGTTGTTGAAGGAGATGAAGGAGGAAGGTCCGAATGATAGTAAAAGTTTCTGTTTAAACTCAGCGGAAGGGACTGATCGAGTGCTGGGAATGTTGTGGCTGACAGTGAATGACGAATTACGATTCTCCATGAAAATGAAGGACGAGATCCAGCTTGTGATTGACAAAGGAGAACGCCCAACAAAACGGCAACTTCTGAAATGCCTGATGGGAGTCTTCGATCCACTAGGACTTCTGAGTGTGTTCCTGATTCACGGCAAGATTTTGCTCCAAGACGTATGGCGAGCCGGCTTGTTGTGGGACGAGAAAGTACCGGAAGACATCTTCGACCGATGGACCAGGTGGACAGAGTTGTTTCCGAAGATTGAAGACCTACGGATCTCACGGTGCTACTTCACCAGAGCGACTGCAGACACCTACAAAGCTCTTCAACTTCACATCTTCGTCGACGCGAGTGAAGCCGCGTTTTCCGCCGTAGCCTACTTCAGAACGGCCAAATTTGAGAGTGAAGCTGAGTGCTCGTTGGTTGCTGCAAAAACAAAGGTTGCGCCACTGAAACCGCTCTCGATTCCGCGTTTGGAGCTGCAAGCAGCGGTCTTGGGGAGCCGTTTAATGACAACCGTCTTGGAGAGTCACACCGTTGAAGTGAAGCGATGCGTTCTCTGGAGTGATTCCGCAACGGTACTGGCCTGGTTACGGGCCGATCATCGTCGTTATAAGCAATATGTGGCGTGTCGCGTTGGAGAACTGCTATCAATAACTGAGGTTGCACAGTGGCGCTGGGTCCCCAGTAAATTAAATCCCGCGGATGCGGCTACGAAATGGGGCAAGAATCCGTGTCCTGGAACTGGTGACGTCTGGTTTAAAGGCCCGGAATTCCTTCAACAACCCGAGGAGAACTGGCCCAAGCAGACAACAACTTCTATTCCTCCAGAAGAGGAGCTCCGACCATGCTACATAATACAACAATCGCTTCTCCCTGAAGCTATCGTGGAGTTTACACGCTTCTCCAAATGGCGTCGTCTCCTGGGAGCAATAGCGTACGTACACCGCTTCATTGACAACTGTAGACGCCGATGTAGAGGAGAAGAGGCAGAAATGTTGTATCTAACACAAGACGAATTGAAGAAAGCGAAGAACACACTGATGAAGATGGTGCAGTGGCAAGCATATCCGGAAGAGATGGTCACATTGTCGAGGGGACAAGCGGGACTAGCGAAGTCAAGTAATCTGTATCAGAACTCTCCAACAGTGGATGAATACGGGGTGCTACGGATTGACGGAAGAATTGGCGCTGCTTCGCACATTCGATTCGACACTAGGTATCCGGTAATCCTCCCAAGGAAACATTTTGTTACCGATCTGATCGTAGATTACTTCCATCGTGCTTTCGGTCACGCTAATTTTGAAACCGTGGTGAATGAAATCCGGCAATTCTATCACATCTCTCGACTGCGGACAGTTGTGAAGCAGATTGCTGCTGCGTGTCAGTGGTGCAAATTGATGAAGGCGAAACCGACTGTTCCACGAATGGCACCACTCCCAGTGGCTCGATTAGCATCGTTCACACGACCATTTACTCACACCGGAATTGATTTGTTCGGACCGCTGTTTGTGAAAGTTGGAAGAAGCGCAGTTAAACGTTGGGTTTGCTTGTTCACTTGCTTGACTACTCGTGCAGTTCATGTTGAGGTTGCCTACAGCCTTTCTACGCCATCCACTGTGAAATGCATCACACGCTTCGTTAATCGTCGCGGCTCACCGGCAGAGATTTACACAGACAACGGCACGAACTTTACGGGCGCCGATCGACTGCTCAGGAAAATGATTGACAAAATAAATGGGGAATTGGCAGATACGTTCACGAACACGAATACAAAGTGGGTCTTCATACCTCCATCGGCACCCCACATGGGCGGATCCTGGGAAAGGATGGTGAGATCGATTAAGACAGCTATGGAGACTGCGTACTGCAACGACCGGAAGCTGGATGATGAGGGTTTGGTTACGCTGGTTGTCGCGGCCGAGGCTATTGTTAACAGCCGACCGCTCACATATTTGCCCTTGGATGCAGACGAAGGAGAGGCTCTCACGCCAAACCACTTCCTCATGAGAAGTTCCAACGGAGTACACCAGCCGTCAACAGAATTTACTGATTCTTCGCTGGTGGTCAAAAGCTCCTGGTATCAGATTCAACACCAACTGGATATTTTTTGGAAGCGTTGGATCCGGGAATACCTCTCTACGTTGACCAAACGAACGATATGGTTTGGCGAAACGAAACCTTTAGCCATAGGAAATCT from Toxorhynchites rutilus septentrionalis strain SRP chromosome 3, ASM2978413v1, whole genome shotgun sequence encodes:
- the LOC129774110 gene encoding uncharacterized protein LOC129774110 produces the protein MNPRKPGKVRLIWDAAAKVDGISLNTMLLKGPDQLTSLPAVLSRFRQYRVGVSADIREMFHQIFIREQDRHSQRFLWRNNSTEPLSIFLMDVATFGSTSSPASAQFVKNKNAEEFADRFPRAVESIVKNHYVDDFLDSFENEEEAVRVSQETSFIHLHGGFQLRNWLSNSAELLKEMKEEGPNDSKSFCLNSAEGTDRVLGMLWLTVNDELRFSMKMKDEIQLVIDKGERPTKRQLLKCLMGVFDPLGLLSVFLIHGKILLQDVWRAGLLWDEKVPEDIFDRWTRWTELFPKIEDLRISRCYFTRATADTYKALQLHIFVDASEAAFSAVAYFRTAKFESEAECSLVAAKTKVAPLKPLSIPRLELQAAVLGSRLMTTVLESHTVEVKRCVLWSDSATVLAWLRADHRRYKQYVACRVGELLSITEVAQWRWVPSKLNPADAATKWGKNPCPGTGDVWFKGPEFLQQPEENWPKQTTTSIPPEEELRPCYIIQQSLLPEAIVEFTRFSKWRRLLGAIAYVHRFIDNCRRRCRGEEAEMLYLTQDELKKAKNTLMKMVQWQAYPEEMVTLSRGQAGLAKSSNLYQNSPTVDEYGVLRIDGRIGAASHIRFDTRYPVILPRKHFVTDLIVDYFHRAFGHANFETVVNEIRQFYHISRLRTVVKQIAAACQWCKLMKAKPTVPRMAPLPVARLASFTRPFTHTGIDLFGPLFVKVGRSAVKRWVCLFTCLTTRAVHVEVAYSLSTPSTVKCITRFVNRRGSPAEIYTDNGTNFTGADRLLRKMIDKINGELADTFTNTNTKWVFIPPSAPHMGGSWERMVRSIKTAMETAYCNDRKLDDEGLVTLVVAAEAIVNSRPLTYLPLDADEGEALTPNHFLMRSSNGVHQPSTEFTDSSLVVKSSWSSYKIRSNKVVSSSSNLIGMLSPTARVTCVPYEDDL